The sequence below is a genomic window from Desulfopila inferna.
AGAGCAACTCGTTGGTGGCCGAGGCATGCTGGCCCATCTTTTTTTCCTTTTTGCCGATTATCAGACCCGGAGTGCCGGCTTCAATGAGAAACAGGCTGATCCCCTTGCCTCGCGGAGCCGCAGGATCGGTCACTGCCCAGACCACAAAAACACCGGAACAGGTACCGCTGGTGATAAATATTTTGGAACCGTTAAGAATCCATTCATCACCCTTGAGAATGGCTGTAGTCGTCATCCCGGCTGGATCGGAGCCGGCGCCAGGTTCCGTGAGGCCGAAGGCGCCTGCCGCATATTCTCCGCTGCAGATCCTGGAGATATATTTCTTTTTCTGCTCCTCACTGCCCAGCGCCTGGATTACCTCACACACCATGTTATTTACCGAGACAGTGACCGCAGTTGAGGCACAGGCCCTGGCAATCTCGGTCATGGCCACGCTGAACGCTATAACACCGGCCTCGGAACCACCATAGGCATCGGAGACATTGAGCCCCATGAAACCGAGTTCCCCCAGCTTGCGTAGATTCTCGTAGAAAATGGCGTCATCACCACCATTGTCGAGTTGCGCTGCCACCGGTTCTAGCTCTGATTTGGCAAAATCGCGGGCAGTATCCTGTATTAGTTTTTGTTCTTCACTCAGATCCAGACGCATAGCTTTACCCCAACCGTCTTTTTATTTTTCCTGATTACCCCTAATCCTCAGCTCAAGGTCGGGACTGCTCATTTCTCGGGTCTCTGCAGCCCGGACGGCTGCAGCGAAGCCTCCATGGATGGGTTTACGGCGTCCCGATGAAAAGAGCAGTCCCGGCCTGGGCCAGAAAACACTGCGTTACAAGCGTAATCAGATTATTTTTTCTTGAACTCCGGAACACGTTTTTCCAGAAATGCCAGCATCCCTTCGCCCTGCTCATCACTGGCAAAACAGAGACCGAAAAGATCGGCCTCGTAGCGGCAGGCCCGTGCCAGATCCATCTCCATGCCGTTGTTCACCGCCTCCTTGCACAGCCTGACCGCGAGCGGCCCCCGGGAAGCGATCCTGCCGGCAAGACCGAGACATTTCTCCAGCAGTTCCTGCTGCGGGAAAACCCTATTCACCAGGCCAATGCGACATGCTTCCGCAGCATCGATTATATCACCACTGAAAAGCAGCTCGTTGGCCCTCCCCTTGCCTATAAGACGCGGCAACCTCTGGGTGCCGCCGAAGCCGGGGATGACACCGAGATTGACCTCCGGCTGGCCGAATTTGGCATTCTCGGCGGCATAGCGGATGTCGCAGGAGATGGCGATCTCGCAGCCGCCCCCCAAGGCAAAGCCATTGACCGCCGCAATAACAGGTTGGGGCAGTTCCTCGATGGTTTTCAGCACCTTGTGGCCGAATCGTGCAAAACGGTTGGCCTCGATGACGCTGAGATCCTGCATGTGGGAAATATCCGCGCCGGCGACAAACGATTTTTCGCCGGCTCCGGTCAGGATAACGACGGCAACCTCCTCGTCTTCGCCAAGATCGATGAAGCAATGATCAAGCTCCAGCAAGGTATCCAGATTCAGGGCATTCAGGGCTTCGGGCCGGTCAATGGTGACGATGGCGGCAGCGCCTTTTTTTTCCAACCTTATGTATTCATATTCCATAGGTTTCCTCATCGAGTTGTTTTTTACTCTTCGTTCAGGCTGAATTTCCAGGCGCAATGCCACTCCGGCGGATGTCTATCCGGCGGACAGCCGATGCATTCGGTAGTAATACGCTCGTCAATTGCCCTGGCAAAATAGGTATATTCCACCTGTCCCGCCGACTTGCAGGGATAGTCATCCAGTCCTTTGCGGTTTCTGGCCGCCTGCACCCTGCATT
It includes:
- a CDS encoding acyl-CoA dehydrogenase family protein, whose amino-acid sequence is MRLDLSEEQKLIQDTARDFAKSELEPVAAQLDNGGDDAIFYENLRKLGELGFMGLNVSDAYGGSEAGVIAFSVAMTEIARACASTAVTVSVNNMVCEVIQALGSEEQKKKYISRICSGEYAAGAFGLTEPGAGSDPAGMTTTAILKGDEWILNGSKIFITSGTCSGVFVVWAVTDPAAPRGKGISLFLIEAGTPGLIIGKKEKKMGQHASATNELLFQDCRVPKDALMGEQNDGFRAAVSELAGGRIGIGSLGLGIGLAAMEYATRYSLERKQFNQKISDFQAIQWKIADAFTELEAARLLLMSASYRKEQGRPFSKEASMAKMFATEAANRACYEAVQILGGYGYTRDYPVERYARDARITTIYEGTSEIQRLIIARQILGEFS
- a CDS encoding enoyl-CoA hydratase-related protein; its protein translation is MEYEYIRLEKKGAAAIVTIDRPEALNALNLDTLLELDHCFIDLGEDEEVAVVILTGAGEKSFVAGADISHMQDLSVIEANRFARFGHKVLKTIEELPQPVIAAVNGFALGGGCEIAISCDIRYAAENAKFGQPEVNLGVIPGFGGTQRLPRLIGKGRANELLFSGDIIDAAEACRIGLVNRVFPQQELLEKCLGLAGRIASRGPLAVRLCKEAVNNGMEMDLARACRYEADLFGLCFASDEQGEGMLAFLEKRVPEFKKK